The genome window GTAAAGTAGTAACATCATATACTTTTGACAAAGATTACTTTTGGATGATGGGAGACAACCGTCATAACTCTTTAGATTCTCGTTATTGGGGATTTGTACCTGCTGATCATATTGTTGGTAAACCAATCTTCATTTGGATGAGTATCGATGGAATTAACGATGGCCTAAAAAACTGGAGAATTCGTTGGGACAGATTATTTACTACTGTTAGCGGAGACGGTCAACCAAAATCATATTTCCAATATTTCTTAATTGCATTAGCAGCTTACCTTGGTTTTGATTACTTCAGAAAAAAGAAGAAAAAGAAAGAAGAAACTAATGTTTAATTGATTAAATGTTAAACTGTTTAATTGTCAAAAGCAATGCATAAATTTTCATTTGAAAAATTAGATGTTTGGATTGAAGCCAAAGAATTAACAAAATCAATTTACAGCTTAACATTATCTTTTCCAGAAAGTGAAAAGTTTGGACTTGTTTCGCAATTAAGAAGAGCTTCGGTTTCAATTTGCTCAAATATAGCAGAAGGAACATCAAGAATATCGGATAAAGATAAAGCGCATTTTATTTCTATGTCATATAGTTCAACTATGGAAGTTTTAAACCAATTAATTCTTTCTTTCGAATTAAACTATATTAATGAATCTAGCTATCTAGACTGTAGAAATCAAATAAACAGTATTACAAACAAATTGAATTCGTTAAGAAATTATATTCTAAAAAATAACAATTAATCAATTCAACGATTAAACAATTTAACAGTTCATCAATTCAACAATTTTACATTACAAATGAATATCCTTATACATCCAACTTATTTTCCATCAATTAGTCATTACGTTGCCATGATTAATGCTGATGCTGTTACGTTTGAAATGGAAGACAATTTCCAAAAACAAACCAACAGAAACAGGATGTATATTTATAGTCCAAATGGCATTCAAATGTTGAATATTCCTGTAAAACATGCTACAGAGAAACACCAAAAATATAAAGATGTTCGAATAGAGAATGATTTTGGATGGCAAAAGAATCACTTTAAATCATTAGAAGCGGCTTACAGAACTTCTCCTTTTTTTGAATATTTTGAAGATGATTTTCGTCCTTTATTTGAAAAGAACCATGAGTTTTTAATGGATTTGAATTTAGAAGTATTCGAACTTGTAAATGATGCATTAGGAATCACAATTTCTCCTGAAAAAACAACAGAATTCTTTCATGAAGTTCCAGAATTTGCTGATTTCAGACACTTAGCTAACGGAAAAAAAGATACAGCTCAGTTAGAAGAATATACACAAGTATTTAATGACAAGCATGGTTTTATCAATAACCTTAGCATTCTTGATTTACTTTTCAACGAAGGAAGATACGCAGTTGATTATTTAAAAAATCAAAAACTATAAATTATTCTTCTGATTTTTTCTCTAAATTCAAACGAGCAATTTGTGGAAAATGGTCGCTTTGAAAGAAAGTATCTATAGTTTTAAATTGTTTTACAACGATTGTATTTTCTACGAATACATAATCAATTCGAGCAGGATAATATTTAAAATTATACGATTTACCAAAACCATTACCCGCCTCTTCAAAAGCATCTTTCATGTCATCACCTTTAATGGTTCTGTACACATAGGAAAAAGCACTGTTATTCAAATCGCCACAAATAATTTTAGCATGTTTGCACGTTTCAAAATGCTCTTTAATAATTTCGGCTTGATGTTGTTGAATAGTAAAAGCTTCACTCATACGTTTGAAAATAAATTTAGACTTTTCTTCGTCTAACTTTTCGTGAATATCCGTACTTATTTTAATGGATTGCAAGTGCATACTATACACGCGCAAAGTGTCTTTTTGCTTTAAAATATCAACGTAAATAACATTATTACTCGAATTCGGAAATTCAATTTCGCCTTTGTTTATTATTTTATAATTGGAATAAATTGCCTGACCGTATTTATTTTTTCCACCATACAATTTCACATAACTGTAAGGAAACATTGCTGTATTTACTTGATCATTTGGAGAAAACTCTTGTAAACACAAAATATCAGGATTTTTCTCATCAATCAATTCCGAAATTTGATTCGGAACATCATCTTTTGGAAGCCACTCGTACAAATTAAAAAGTCGCACGTTGTAACTCATTAAAGTAAAATCGGTTTCTTCTTTTGGCAAGTTTGTTTCAGAAAATTTATAAAACCGATTAATAAATGTTATTCCAAGCAACAATACCAAACCAGACAGCAACATGTAACGCTTTAACTGCAGTAACCAATAAACAAAAAAGAAAAAATTGAAAAACAAAAACAAGGGTAATCCTAAAGTTAAAACGCTTAATATAGGAAAAGCTTTAGGCGTAAGAAAAGGTAACGTATAAGCAAGAAAAGTCAATACAGCTAAGACTATATTTAAAAAAAACATTATTTTGCTTAACCATGATTGTTTACGCATGATTTATTTTCCAGCTTTAAATAAGAATTCCTTTTCTTCTTTTGTTAAACTATCGTAACCCGATTTACTGATTTTATCAAGAATATCATCAATCTGTTTTTGAGTTACATCTTTATTATCTTGAAACGAATTTACGCTTTTTTTTGTATCATTTCGATGTACCTTTTTAAACGGAGTTTTCTTCTTTGGCTTAAAAAATGTAGCAAAGAAATCCAAAATAGCAGAAAATGGTTTTGTTAAATCGGTTCCAGATTGTAATATTTTAATATAAATAAAACCAAACAAAGCGCCACCTAAATGCGCAATATGTCCACCGGTATTATCCAATGGAAGCTGAATTAAATCGATAAATAAAATCACAAATGCTACATGCCATAATTTCACAATTCCTATCAAAGGAATACGCAACAACATAAAAGGCGCATAAGTAGTTGTGGCAATCAAAATAGCCATTATTGCACCACTAGCACCAACTAACAATCCTGCTTTGTCTATGAAAAGATATGATAAAATATAGGTGAGTCCAGAAAAAACACCTCCTAAAACATAAACCCCTAATAACTGCTTATCTGTAAAATAAGTATTGAATAACCTTCCTGAAAAATGAAGCACCATCAAGTTAAAAAACAAATGCAAAAATCCGGCATGCATAAAATTAAACGTAATCAACGTCCATGGCTTCATTAGAAACTCATCAGGCAGCGACGATAACGCTATATAATTGTAATATCCAAAGTTTATTTTAGAC of Flavobacterium channae contains these proteins:
- a CDS encoding endonuclease/exonuclease/phosphatase family protein, giving the protein MRKQSWLSKIMFFLNIVLAVLTFLAYTLPFLTPKAFPILSVLTLGLPLFLFFNFFFFVYWLLQLKRYMLLSGLVLLLGITFINRFYKFSETNLPKEETDFTLMSYNVRLFNLYEWLPKDDVPNQISELIDEKNPDILCLQEFSPNDQVNTAMFPYSYVKLYGGKNKYGQAIYSNYKIINKGEIEFPNSSNNVIYVDILKQKDTLRVYSMHLQSIKISTDIHEKLDEEKSKFIFKRMSEAFTIQQHQAEIIKEHFETCKHAKIICGDLNNSAFSYVYRTIKGDDMKDAFEEAGNGFGKSYNFKYYPARIDYVFVENTIVVKQFKTIDTFFQSDHFPQIARLNLEKKSEE
- a CDS encoding WbqC family protein, with product MNILIHPTYFPSISHYVAMINADAVTFEMEDNFQKQTNRNRMYIYSPNGIQMLNIPVKHATEKHQKYKDVRIENDFGWQKNHFKSLEAAYRTSPFFEYFEDDFRPLFEKNHEFLMDLNLEVFELVNDALGITISPEKTTEFFHEVPEFADFRHLANGKKDTAQLEEYTQVFNDKHGFINNLSILDLLFNEGRYAVDYLKNQKL
- a CDS encoding four helix bundle protein gives rise to the protein MHKFSFEKLDVWIEAKELTKSIYSLTLSFPESEKFGLVSQLRRASVSICSNIAEGTSRISDKDKAHFISMSYSSTMEVLNQLILSFELNYINESSYLDCRNQINSITNKLNSLRNYILKNNN
- a CDS encoding rhomboid family intramembrane serine protease — protein: MNILDDLKLQYKTGGIVQKLIFCNIVVFVFFALLDVILKLSKINFGYYNYIALSSLPDEFLMKPWTLITFNFMHAGFLHLFFNLMVLHFSGRLFNTYFTDKQLLGVYVLGGVFSGLTYILSYLFIDKAGLLVGASGAIMAILIATTTYAPFMLLRIPLIGIVKLWHVAFVILFIDLIQLPLDNTGGHIAHLGGALFGFIYIKILQSGTDLTKPFSAILDFFATFFKPKKKTPFKKVHRNDTKKSVNSFQDNKDVTQKQIDDILDKISKSGYDSLTKEEKEFLFKAGK